GTTTGGATAGTCCTGGCTAAGTTGAAAATCCAAAGAGCCCACGCTTGGAGCTTGATAGCAGGAAGTGATCCACGATTGCGGCAACGAGCTCAGTTGAGCAGGCGGCATGATGACAAAGAAATTCACTCGCATTGAGCCCCAATCCAATTTACGCAATGAAGTAATGGGTGCAGTGATCGATTCGCCTGCCACCTCAAAAGTTAGCGTATCGCCCAGCTTGAGCTTCAAGGTTTTGGCGATTCCCGTTTCCATGGAAATTTGCGGTGCATCACCCTTAATCCACTCACCAGCAAGCAGGCGATTACCCGCTGGCAATTGATCCGTATAGGAGAGATTGAATTCTCTATCCACTAGACGGCGGGCATTGTCTTCGGCAAAATCGTTTGGCAAAACGTCACGCTCATTAATGGCGGTAAGGCGGCCGCGAACCATGGGATAAAAAGTAGGCGTTGATACTCCAGCATCCACCCTCTAGAGTCTTCAAGATTTTCTGCTTTTGATCACCTTGGACATTAATCATGAAGCGATTGGGGCTATCAACAGGAATACTTCCTTGCCAGGTACTCAACAAGTCCTGACGCAACAACAAAATGATCACCAAAGCCATCAAAGCAATTCCTAAGGCTGTAATTTGCATGACGGCATAACCGGATTGCCTAGCTTGAGCAATGATGGCAAAGTTACTAGTACGCCAACGTGAAAGCAACAACAAACAAACCCAAGCAGTAGATGCAAATAGGACTATGGCCCCACTAAAACTTAAACCAGTCCAAAGTGCCAACCTCCAGTCACGAGCAGCAATGCCAATTAATGCCGCACAGGTAATAAAAGCCATTAATACCAACCAAGCTTTTGCAGTTTGAAAAGAGGCGAATTCCTTACGAATAAGGCGGATCGGCGAAACCTTAATTAAACCCAATAAAGAAGGTCCTGCAAAGCCTAGCAACAGAGTCCATGCAAAGAGAACGCTCCACAATGCAGGCGCAGGTGAAATGATTGGTAAATTCGCAATCAGTAATCCGCCTAAGAGCACTATCAATAGATGTTGGACTAAGTAGCCCAATAGCAATCTAAAGATGGCCGATATCAGATCATCCGACCCAGCTAGAAGAAGTCGATAAGTCGCCCTTACTTCCCAATCCAATTAAACCTGTAGCCGGCAAATCTTCTAAGGACATCATTGCGCGTGGGGCAAAGTTCATAAAATCACAAAGATCTCGCCGTTATTCACTGTGAAGTTGAGATCCTTCATCAGTACATTGGATCCATACCCTACGGTAAGATTTTTTACATCAATGGCGCATGTGCTTGCTGGAGTGGTAACTGGTGTATTCATCAGAAACCCGTCTTGTAGGAAATAACGGCGAAGATGCCGTCAACAATCACAATCATCACAATACTGCTAACCACAGCACGGGTTGCAGAGATACCTACGGCAGCTGCCCCGGTTCCTGTCTGCATACCCCTCAAGCATCCCATCGCCGAAACAACGACACCAAACATCGTCGCCTTTACTAAACCGGAAAGCACGTCTTCCACATCAACCGCACTAATCATGCCGTTGTAAAAGTTAATAAATGGAATGCCATAAATTAACATCGTTAGCATCGATGCGATAACGCTCACGATGTCTGCAAAAAGAGTTAAGATGGGCGCAACCAAAATGCCGGCCAACACCCTTGGCACCACCAAGAATCGAATCGGACTAAGGCCGCCGGGTTACCAAGGCATCCACTTCGCTGTTGACTGTCATCGTGCCAATTTCTGCAGCAAACGCAGCGGATGAACGGTCAGCCAATAAGATGGCGGTGATTAAAGGGCCCATCTCACGAACAATCCCAAGTGCTGCCAGGGGGCCTACAAAGGTGGTTGCCCCAAACTGCTTCATGCCAATAGCCGCCTGAAAGGACAGAATCACACCGATCAAAAAGGAAACCAAACCAATGATTGGTAAGGCTGCAATCCCCGCCTCTACTGCGGCATTCACAAAATCACCCCAACGCACTTGTTTAATGTGACGAATAGACCAAACTAAGTCTGCTGCTAGATGCCCCGTAAATGTGATTAAGCCTTTGGCATCATCTAATAGATTTTGCGTAGCCATACCAGCGCTGACCACAAAACTTCTTTTGGGCTTTTCTACTGGAGCCGGGAATAAATTTGCAATCGGATCAAATTCTTTAAGCAATGGCTGATAGCGAGTATCAAGGCCCTGCACTTCAAATTTAGCGCCAGCCTTTTGCTGCGCCTCCTGAACGCCGATCAAGAATGCAATGCCGGCACCATCTAAAGAAGCAACTTGAGATGCATCAAAAACTAATGATTTACTTTTTGGGTCGCCTTGCTTTAACCAGGCATCTTGCGATTCACGAATGTGAGACCACGTGCCACCCAATGAATAGACATTTACGGTCCCGCTCAGAGTCACTTTTGCAGTCGCGTTGTCTGGCTGGGACCAAACCGCAACCGGGGACTCTGAAACAGGGGAAATGGCTGTAGAAATACTCATAGACAAACTATAAGGGCTCTGTGTGAAAGATATAAAAAACGCCAAAAAAGAAAAAGGGCCTAGTTTTTCAACTAGGCCCTGTATGAGATGGTGCGGCTGGCAGGAATTGAACCCACGACCCCTTGGTTCGTAGCCAAGTACTCTATCCAGCTGAGCTACAGCCGCAACAGTCATAATTATGCCATGGAAGAGAAGAACTACATCACACCCGCTGGTCACGAACGCATCAAAAGTGAGCTCCTACAGCTCCTAAACCTTGATCGGCCCGAGGTTGTAAAGGTGGCTCACTGGGCAGCCAGCAACGGCGACCCGACCGCTCTAAAAATGGCGACTATATCTATGGAAAAAAGCGCCTTCGGGAGATAGATCGGCGGATTCGCTTCCTCAATAAACGCCTGGAATTTGCTGTGGTTGTCGATAATTCAGCCCGAAAATCCGGGGGATCTGATGCCGACCAGGTCTTCTTTGGCGCTACCGTCACCTACACCCCGCTGGACGGCCCAGAGAGCGGAAAAGAGACCAGCATCACTATTGTTGGCGTGGATGAAGTGGATCTCGACAAAGGACATGTCAGTTGGGTATCACCCATTACCAAGGCATTGATCAAAGCAAGAATTGGTGACTGCGTATTTATCCAAACGCCAACCGGCCCTTGTGAAATTGAAATCCTAGACGTTCAATATCTGTAGGGTTTGCGTATTTTTAGCTTGATTTTAGTTTTTACTAGGTAGCTCTAGTACGCGTAACGCGCATCACATCTGGATTGGTACGCAGACTACGCATTACCTTAGAGAGATGCAAACGATCGTAGACCTGAATGGTAAATCGAATCGTGACTGAATCTTCTTTAAAACGGTCATCCATCGATACATTCATGATGTTGGGGTCTGCCGAAGTGACGCTGCTAGCAACGCGTGCCAATACACCCTTACCCTGACGGGTATCGATTGCAAGATCCACCTCGAACTCGCGATTAACATCTTTGCCCCACTCGACCTCGACCCACTTGTCATTATCTTTAGAAAGCATGCGCAAAGCGATTGGGCAATCATTGGTGTGAACCTGCAGTCCCTCGCCCTTACCTAAATAGCCGATGATGTTGTCGCCAGGGATGGGATGACAGCAGCTCTGAAAGTGGATGGAGTTCCCTTCGCAGCCATCCACCAGAATGGCTTGACGCTGATGGTGATTCATCTCCTGATTAGGCGCCACCCAGTCAGCCGCACCAAGGCGCATTTGCTCTGAGCCGCCCTCATCGTCAATCAAAATCTTAAGACGAATTGCCAACTCTTGAGGCGAGTGACGACCTAAAGCAATATTGACGCAAGCTTCTTCGCGAGTTTTATCGCCCGTCCAGTGCATCAGCTTTTCCCAAATCTCTGGGGTCAATAGCGCCGCATCAACCCCTTGTTGGCGTAGGCCGTTGACCAAGAGTCTTTCGCCTAATTGGAGAGACTCTGAATAATGTTTTGTTTTTAATGAGTGGCGAATTGAGGCACGCGCTTTACCGGTGCGTACAAATGCTAACCAACCTGGATTCGGTTGTGAGCTAGCTGAGGTAATCACCTCAATAATGTCGCTGTTTTTTAGCTCACTGCGTAATGGCAACTGCAAGCCGTTAATTTTGACGGCGACACAGGTATTTCCGAGGTCACTATGAATGGAGTAAGCAAAGTCTAGAGCGGTAGCACCTCTTGGTAGAGCGCGAATTTGTCCAGTTGGCGTAAACACATATACCGCATCCGGGAACAAATCAATCTTCACATGCTCCAAGAACTCCTGAGAGTCGCCGCTACTATCCTGAATATCGATCAAAGATTGCAACCACTGATGAGCGCGGTTTTGCACCTCACTCATATCAGGAGAACCATCCTTATAAGCCCAGTGAGCCGCTACACCCGCCTCCGCGACCGCATGCATATCGGTTGTACGGATTTGAAACTCCACAGGAACGCCAGAAGGCCCCAACAAGGTGGTGTGCAATGACTGATAGCCATTGAGCTTAGGGATAGCAATGTAATCCTTAAACTTGCTTCCTAGAGCGCGATAGATAGCACTCATCAATACTGCCGACCGTTACACGGAATGCATATACATCAAGCACCTGAGAAAAACTGAGATGCTTATTGCGCATTTTGGTGTAAATGCTGAATAAGGTTTTTTCACGTCCGCGCAAATCAACATCGAGGTTGGCTTTTGCAAAAGCCATACGTGAGGCTTGCAAAATCTTTTCGACCATCTCCTTGCGATTGCCACGCGCCCGTTTAACAGCGCTTTCGATAACCCGAAAACGCATGGGCATGGAATAGCGAAAGCTCAGATCTTGTAAGTCGCGATAAATAACGTTAAGGCCAAAACGATGGGCGATGGGTGCGTAGATCTCAATTGTTTCAGCAGCTACCCTACGGCGCTTGGCCATGGGTACGGCATCCAAGGTGCGCATATTGTGCGTGCGATCAGCCAGCTTGACCAAAATAACCCGCACGTCACGGGCCATTGCCATAAACATCTTGCGAAAGCTCTCTGCTTGCGCCTCTGCATGACTCTGAAACTCTAATTTATCAAGCTTAGTAAGGCCCTCAACGAGCTCAGCGACCTTGGTGCCAAACTTCTCTACTAAATCGGCTTTGGTGCAGCCCGTATCTTCAATCACGTCATGCAGCAATGCAGCCATGATCGATGGTGCGTCAAGACGCCAGGTGGCGCAGAGCTCAGCCACGGCTACAGGGTGAGTAATGTAAGGCTCGCCACTATGGCGATACTGACCCAGATGTGCAGCATCTGAGAACTGAAAAGCTTTTTTAACTTGCGCAATTTCTTCTGGCTTGAGATAGCTCAGTTTAGAAATCAAACCTTCAATAGAAACAACTTGATGTTTTAAGGGTGTGCTCGGAGCCGAAGTGGGGCCGAACAAATGACGACTCGATTGCGCCAATAAAGACGCAATGATCGATTTTTTACCGCCTTGAGTATCTGAGTCTGATGGAGAGTCCAACAGATCTGCCTGGAGGGTTCCAAGCGAGGCCTCGGTGGACGAGACCCCTCCTACTACTAATTCCGATGTTTTGGTTGTTCCTAAAGGGAGCTCCACACCGGAACTCCTAAATTACAAAGGAACTTTGGTCAACATGTCACGGTCAGTCACGCCAGCTGCAACTTCACGTAAGGCAACTACAGTGGCTTTGTCTCTTGACTCAACGCGTGGAGAGTGACCTTGAACTAATTGGCGAGCGCGATAAGTCGCAGCCAAAACTAATTCAAAACGATTTGGGATGGTTTTAAGGCAATCTTCTACAGTAATACGGGCCATGCGGAACTCACTTAATTTAGCTTCAATACCTATAGGATAACTGATTAGACCCCGAGTCGCTTTAAAAGGGCTGGGTTTCTAGCCATACTGGGCCCTGAGCGCAGGCGGCTGGAGGCCAAAATATGCTTCAGGTCTACCAAGGCCTGATCAAAGGAGTCATTTACCACGATGTAATCAGCCTCATGGGCATGCAATAACTCTACATGGGCAGCCGCCAATCGGCGCTGAATCGTCGCCTCATCATCCTGACCACGTTTGCGTAGGCGCTCTTCTAAAGCCTCAATAGATGGCGGGAAAATAAAGGTCCATTGCACCGCTGGAATAATTTTGCGTATTTGTTGTGCGCCCTGCCAATCGATCTCCAACATGACATCGCTACCTGCTTGCATTTGAGATTCGATCCAAGGTTTTGAAGTGCCATAAAAATGGCCGTGCACTTCTGCCCACTCCAAAAAGTACCCTTGATCTCTTTCGCTAATAAACTCTTCTTTGCTAGCAAAGCGATAGTCCTTGCCATCTACTTCACCTGGTCTTGGCGCACGTGTAGTAGTGGATAAAGAAAGTTTGAGTCCAGCATCATCTTTTAGCAATGCACTCACTAGCGAAGATTTGCCTGCACCAGAAGGCGCAACAATCATCAACATGCTGCCTTGGTATGAGGGGGTCGAGATGGGGCTGGTCATTTGTAAATTGTACGGATTACTCTAAGTTTTGAACTTGTTCGCGCATCTGCTCAATTAATAGCTTGAGCTCAAGCGCTGCTTGAGTGCACTCTTCAGAAACAGATTTAGAGCTTAAGGTGTTAGCTTCACGATTGAGCTCTTGCATCAAAAAGTCTAAGCGCTTGCCTACAGGGCCTTTGCCAGCCAGCGCAGTATCTACTGCCTGTAGGTGGGTTTTGAGGCGCGCAAATTCTTCGGCAACATCAATACGTACCGCATAGAGAACAACCTCTTGACGAATGCGCTCCATCAGTTCTGCGCCAGATTTAGCCTGCTCTTGTGCAGCCAACGCTTCCGATAAGCGCTCAGTCAGCTTTTCTTGATACTGGGCTACATAAACCGGTACCTTGGGTTCAATCGTTTTAACGATCTCCCACATTTTGGTAGTGATATTGGTCAGAACGCCAACCAAGGCCTTGCCTTCTGCATGACGGCTTTCCATCAAAGCAGCCAAAGCAGCGCGACCGGCCTCTACCGTTGCGCTCATCCAGCCCTCTTCTTCGCCTCTAGGCTCGGATACAACACCAGGCCAACGCAATACTTCTGCAATGCTGAGTTCTTGAGCCTTTGGAAAGGCATCCTGGGCCTTTTCTTGCAAGGTATAAAGTGCGTCTAAGCGGTCTTTATTAATTGCACCGAGGGCATGCGGATTACTCCTGGCGGCACCAGCAGCCCCGCTGTTTACGCGCCAAGCAGCCCGAAACTCAACTTTGCCGCGAGAAAGGCTTTGTGTAGCCATCTCACGCAAGGCAGGCTCGGCCCCACGACACTCGTCCGGAAGACGAAAGCCCAAATCCAGAAAGCGGCTGTTAACAGCCCGACATTCCACCTGCAGATCAGCAACTACGCCCGCTCCTAGGGAGACTTGGCGAGAAGCGCTGCCATAACCAGTCATGCTCGATATCATATGGACATTGTAGATTCTTTATAGACGCACAGACCGAATTTCAGACCAATTGCAGCCCACCCTTTAGGACTTGACCCATGAGCACCCAAACCAGCCCCTCTACAGCCAATATCAGCCGTCCTAGCGGTCGTAAACCAAAAGACTTAAGACCAGTCACTATTTCCAGGGCTTTTACCAAACATGCTGAAGGTTCTGTACTAATCGCGTTTGGCGATACCAAGGTGCTTTGTACGGCGAGTATTTTGGAAAGGGTTCCGCCACATAAAAAAGGCTCAGGTGAAGGTTGGGTTACCGCGGAGTACGGCATGCTCCCCCGCTCTACCCACACTCGCAGTGATCGCGAAGCAGCCCGCGGCAAACAATCTGGTCGCACACAAGAAATTCAGCGTCTCATTGGCCGCTCTATGCGCAGTGTTTTTGATCTGAAGATATTGGGTGAGCGCACCATTCATTTGGATTGTGACGTTTTGCAAGCAGACGGCGGCACTCGCACAGCCTCTATTACGGGCGCCTATGTTGCGGCAAGAGATGCAGTGAATCAATTACTCAAAAGTGGCACCCTAAAACAAGATCCAATTATTGATAGCGTTGCAGCAATTTCTGTTGGCATCTATCAAGGCACCCCTGTATTAGATTTAGACTATCCGGAAGACTCTTCTTGCGATACCGATATGAATGTCGTTATGACTGGCAAAGGCGGCATCATTGAAGTTCAAGGAACAGCAGAAGGCGCAGCCTTCTCTAGAGCAGAACTGAATGCCTTGATTGATCTTGCCGA
Above is a window of Polynucleobacter necessarius DNA encoding:
- the rpoZ gene encoding DNA-directed RNA polymerase subunit omega, translated to MARITVEDCLKTIPNRFELVLAATYRARQLVQGHSPRVESRDKATVVALREVAAGVTDRDMLTKVPL
- the rph gene encoding ribonuclease PH produces the protein MSTQTSPSTANISRPSGRKPKDLRPVTISRAFTKHAEGSVLIAFGDTKVLCTASILERVPPHKKGSGEGWVTAEYGMLPRSTHTRSDREAARGKQSGRTQEIQRLIGRSMRSVFDLKILGERTIHLDCDVLQADGGTRTASITGAYVAARDAVNQLLKSGTLKQDPIIDSVAAISVGIYQGTPVLDLDYPEDSSCDTDMNVVMTGKGGIIEVQGTAEGAAFSRAELNALIDLAEQGIHELTQLQIDAFK
- the gmk gene encoding guanylate kinase — encoded protein: MTSPISTPSYQGSMLMIVAPSGAGKSSLVSALLKDDAGLKLSLSTTTRAPRPGEVDGKDYRFASKEEFISERDQGYFLEWAEVHGHFYGTSKPWIESQMQAGSDVMLEIDWQGAQQIRKIIPAVQWTFIFPPSIEALEERLRKRGQDDEATIQRRLAAAHVELLHAHEADYIVVNDSFDQALVDLKHILASSRLRSGPSMARNPALLKRLGV
- a CDS encoding MlaE family ABC transporter permease; its protein translation is MLAGILVAPILTLFADIVSVIASMLTMLIYGIPFINFYNGMISAVDVEDVLSGLVKATMFGVVVSAMGCLRGMQTGTGAAAVGISATRAVVSSIVMIVIVDGIFAVISYKTGF
- a CDS encoding ABC transporter permease, translating into MSISTAISPVSESPVAVWSQPDNATAKVTLSGTVNVYSLGGTWSHIRESQDAWLKQGDPKSKSLVFDASQVASLDGAGIAFLIGVQEAQQKAGAKFEVQGLDTRYQPLLKEFDPIANLFPAPVEKPKRSFVVSAGMATQNLLDDAKGLITFTGHLAADLVWSIRHIKQVRWGDFVNAAVEAGIAALPIIGLVSFLIGVILSFQAAIGMKQFGATTFVGPLAALGIVREMGPLITAILLADRSSAAFAAEIGTMTVNSEVDALVTRRP
- a CDS encoding YicC/YloC family endoribonuclease; translated protein: MISSMTGYGSASRQVSLGAGVVADLQVECRAVNSRFLDLGFRLPDECRGAEPALREMATQSLSRGKVEFRAAWRVNSGAAGAARSNPHALGAINKDRLDALYTLQEKAQDAFPKAQELSIAEVLRWPGVVSEPRGEEEGWMSATVEAGRAALAALMESRHAEGKALVGVLTNITTKMWEIVKTIEPKVPVYVAQYQEKLTERLSEALAAQEQAKSGAELMERIRQEVVLYAVRIDVAEEFARLKTHLQAVDTALAGKGPVGKRLDFLMQELNREANTLSSKSVSEECTQAALELKLLIEQMREQVQNLE